Proteins from a single region of Chromobacterium sp. ATCC 53434:
- a CDS encoding UvrD-helicase domain-containing protein, with protein sequence MTWRPIAPENWRPIGIPDLEPNAWNALRQETSTSVVAGPGAGKSEFLAQRAVYLLETGVCQAPQQILAISFKTDAAANLAARVRKRCPPELAGRFTSLTFDAFTKSLVDRFHATIPTPWRPTRPYDIATLNRQAVENELNRIRDLAPPNWQHDIARFLPGAFESEVVGSMRLPAREPNVRSARGFAVHQWWLAQLTAEPNSKLTFVSLNRLAELVVRANPKIARALRTTYPFVFVDEFQDTTYAQYDFLLSVFGGSSTIVTAVGDHKQRIMGWAGARNDAFQQFNQDFCAHSENLLFNFRSSPELVRVQHCVARALDPQAQPMQSRAPALLARDVVQVWRSTSRQMEGQRLVQWLVQDMADRGKQPRDYVLLVRQLPNNFEEELQPLFQAVGLSLRNESRAVGRTTVQDLLADDAIAIAVAALRLGSGPRNAAAWSTLSSAVYSLRGASEGDEVLRHRTDKDLKAFLSQLGTVMRGSGPSAESVDEVTRIIFEYLDIPALKRVYVAYARNDLLEIMIEGFLRHLKHSAEGVITWPQCIDRFVGTNDIPLMTVHKSKGLEYDTTVFIGLDDQSWWTHTPGNPDGVATFFVALSRAKQRAIFLFCEHRGGRRKVADLYQLLADAGVEEVGPE encoded by the coding sequence ATGACCTGGAGGCCCATTGCACCGGAAAATTGGCGCCCGATAGGTATTCCGGATCTAGAGCCAAATGCTTGGAACGCACTCCGTCAGGAGACATCGACATCCGTGGTGGCTGGGCCAGGAGCAGGAAAATCGGAGTTCCTCGCTCAGCGAGCAGTCTATTTGCTAGAGACCGGAGTCTGCCAAGCCCCACAGCAGATTCTGGCGATCTCCTTTAAAACAGATGCCGCCGCGAATCTTGCTGCACGTGTGCGTAAGCGCTGTCCGCCTGAACTAGCTGGACGGTTTACTTCGCTCACGTTTGACGCTTTCACAAAAAGCCTTGTGGATCGCTTCCACGCAACGATACCTACACCTTGGCGACCAACGCGCCCCTACGATATTGCCACTCTTAATCGGCAAGCCGTCGAAAATGAGCTCAATCGCATCCGCGACTTGGCCCCACCTAACTGGCAGCACGACATTGCTCGATTCTTACCCGGGGCTTTTGAGTCAGAAGTAGTGGGTAGCATGCGTCTTCCTGCTCGGGAGCCCAATGTTCGTTCAGCGAGGGGCTTTGCAGTACATCAATGGTGGTTAGCGCAATTGACAGCCGAGCCGAATTCAAAGTTGACCTTTGTCAGTCTAAATCGGCTCGCCGAATTGGTTGTCAGAGCTAATCCAAAAATCGCGCGAGCTCTTCGTACTACGTATCCATTTGTATTTGTGGACGAGTTTCAGGATACGACTTATGCACAATATGACTTCTTGCTGTCCGTGTTTGGTGGCAGCTCTACGATTGTGACCGCAGTTGGCGATCACAAGCAGCGAATCATGGGATGGGCAGGGGCTCGCAATGATGCCTTCCAGCAGTTTAATCAGGATTTTTGTGCACACTCCGAGAACTTGCTGTTCAATTTCCGCTCATCGCCAGAGTTGGTACGAGTCCAACATTGTGTTGCCCGAGCATTGGATCCGCAGGCACAGCCCATGCAATCGCGTGCACCCGCACTTTTGGCTAGGGATGTCGTTCAGGTATGGAGGAGCACCTCGCGCCAGATGGAGGGGCAGCGTCTTGTTCAATGGCTTGTTCAAGACATGGCCGATCGTGGAAAGCAGCCTCGTGACTATGTCTTGTTGGTTCGGCAACTGCCCAATAATTTCGAGGAGGAACTTCAACCGTTGTTTCAGGCAGTTGGCCTGAGTTTGCGCAATGAGAGCCGTGCTGTCGGCCGTACTACCGTTCAAGATCTGTTGGCCGATGATGCGATTGCAATCGCCGTGGCAGCTTTGCGACTGGGTTCTGGGCCGCGGAACGCCGCTGCCTGGTCCACACTGTCAAGCGCGGTGTACTCGCTTCGAGGGGCCAGCGAGGGCGATGAGGTTCTAAGGCACCGCACCGACAAAGATCTAAAGGCCTTTCTCAGTCAACTTGGCACAGTTATGCGCGGGTCTGGTCCATCAGCAGAGTCTGTCGACGAAGTCACGCGAATTATTTTTGAATACCTGGATATCCCCGCGTTAAAGCGAGTGTACGTTGCCTATGCGCGCAACGACCTTCTGGAAATCATGATAGAAGGGTTCTTGAGGCATCTTAAGCATTCTGCTGAAGGGGTAATTACTTGGCCACAGTGCATTGACCGATTCGTTGGTACGAATGATATTCCACTGATGACAGTGCATAAGAGTAAAGGTCTGGAGTACGATACGACGGTCTTTATCGGATTGGATGACCAGTCTTGGTGGACCCATACACCAGGGAATCCAGATGGAGTTGCCACCTTTTTTGTCGCGCTCTCCCGTGCAAAGCAGCGCGCAATCTTCCTATTCTGTGAGCACCGTGGAGGCAGGCGAAAAGTCGCCGATCTTTACCAACTTTTGGCGGATGCTGGAGTTGAGGAGGTGGGGCCAGAATGA
- a CDS encoding ATP-dependent endonuclease produces the protein MHIERLELANFRCFGPDTTSIDLRPDLTALIGDNGTGKTAVFQALQRLFGVTADQRRVRKQDFHIPCDEADRPASRTLTLEAIIAFPELDEDGDAPAIPEFFRHMAADDEGNLKCRLRLQATWTDDGTLDGNIEESYCAIQTFGDFDEGDIQQLRGTDRSRIQLFYIPATRDGASQVAAFVRGRLWRAINWSTTVRDSLASAGNEVNEAFSTEVAISAIGQAVTERWQQLYSAGTDTSPIFRPVDTRWQEFIRKVEVVFHPTEDGQDRALDDLSDGQRSLFHLAMAAATLDIEAQLASEDAPGGFVENGVPLPVLTIVAVEEPENNLAPFYLSRIIKQVQEIAARSNAQAMISSHSPSIMSRVSPTSVRHFRLDIASRTSRIRQIVLPIGDEDASKFVREAVRAYPELYFARFVILGEGATEEVVLPLLAKARGFPIDRSFVAVVPLGGRHVNHLWRLLVGLEVPYATLLDLDWGRSGGGYGRIKTTCEQLLSAGVSGEALFKNTLSPNGPEQNIANFDGHSPDDIQGIRSWVRWLSQFQVYFCDPLDLDFTMLQAYSAAYQELDDGMRGPAARGEPRDSVLGTDGCPEFYDASYDEPLKWYRYLFLGRGKPSTHVRVLSKIEPDQLAATIPEPLNSLLISVQRIIEQAAAR, from the coding sequence ATGCATATTGAACGGTTAGAGCTAGCTAATTTCCGTTGTTTTGGACCAGATACTACAAGTATTGACCTGCGCCCGGATCTCACCGCGTTGATAGGAGACAATGGGACTGGTAAAACCGCAGTGTTTCAAGCGTTGCAACGGCTATTCGGCGTTACAGCGGATCAACGTCGCGTACGTAAGCAGGACTTCCACATCCCCTGCGATGAGGCCGATCGTCCCGCCTCTCGTACACTGACACTGGAGGCCATTATTGCCTTTCCCGAGCTCGATGAGGACGGCGATGCTCCTGCGATCCCCGAGTTTTTTCGGCATATGGCCGCCGACGACGAGGGTAACCTCAAGTGTAGGTTGCGTTTGCAGGCGACATGGACAGACGATGGTACCCTTGATGGCAACATAGAAGAATCCTATTGCGCAATCCAAACTTTCGGGGACTTCGACGAAGGCGACATACAGCAGCTACGGGGCACAGACCGCTCACGAATCCAACTGTTTTATATTCCCGCAACTAGGGATGGCGCATCTCAAGTCGCAGCATTTGTACGTGGGAGACTCTGGCGAGCAATCAACTGGTCCACTACCGTTCGGGACTCTTTAGCAAGTGCTGGGAATGAGGTTAATGAGGCTTTTTCCACTGAAGTGGCCATCTCTGCCATCGGCCAAGCGGTGACCGAGCGCTGGCAGCAGCTTTACTCCGCAGGAACAGATACTTCACCGATCTTTCGGCCGGTTGATACCAGGTGGCAGGAGTTCATACGAAAAGTTGAGGTCGTCTTTCACCCCACAGAGGATGGTCAAGATAGGGCGCTTGATGACTTGAGCGATGGGCAACGGTCGTTATTTCACTTGGCCATGGCCGCAGCAACTCTCGACATTGAAGCACAACTTGCAAGCGAAGATGCCCCAGGGGGGTTCGTTGAGAATGGGGTGCCGTTGCCTGTCCTGACTATTGTTGCGGTTGAGGAGCCAGAAAACAACCTGGCGCCGTTTTACCTTTCACGCATCATCAAGCAGGTCCAGGAAATTGCCGCGAGAAGTAATGCCCAAGCCATGATTTCGAGCCATTCTCCGAGTATCATGAGCCGAGTATCCCCCACATCGGTAAGGCACTTTCGTCTTGATATCGCGAGTCGTACCTCACGGATCCGGCAAATAGTTCTCCCGATTGGTGATGAGGATGCGTCAAAGTTTGTACGCGAAGCTGTTCGCGCATACCCGGAATTGTACTTCGCACGCTTTGTGATTCTTGGCGAGGGAGCAACAGAGGAGGTCGTTCTGCCTCTCTTGGCAAAGGCACGAGGCTTCCCTATTGACCGGTCGTTCGTGGCTGTCGTCCCCTTGGGAGGTCGGCATGTCAATCACCTATGGCGCTTGCTGGTGGGCCTAGAGGTTCCATACGCAACGTTGCTCGATCTCGACTGGGGCCGCAGCGGCGGTGGTTATGGACGAATTAAGACCACGTGTGAGCAGCTGCTCAGTGCTGGAGTCTCAGGGGAAGCGCTCTTTAAAAATACGCTCAGCCCCAATGGGCCCGAGCAAAACATCGCAAACTTTGATGGTCATTCCCCAGATGACATACAAGGGATCCGTAGTTGGGTCAGATGGCTAAGCCAATTTCAGGTTTACTTCTGCGACCCGTTGGATCTCGATTTCACAATGTTGCAGGCTTACAGTGCAGCGTATCAAGAATTGGATGATGGGATGCGTGGTCCTGCCGCGCGTGGCGAGCCCCGAGATTCCGTGCTGGGTACTGACGGGTGCCCAGAGTTTTATGACGCTTCCTACGATGAGCCGCTGAAATGGTATCGTTATCTGTTCCTTGGACGAGGAAAGCCGAGTACGCACGTTAGAGTACTGAGCAAGATCGAACCAGATCAGTTGGCTGCCACCATTCCTGAGCCTTTGAACAGCCTACTGATTTCGGTTCAGCGAATTATCGAACAGGCGGCAGCGCGATGA
- a CDS encoding IS630 family transposase gives MEKIDVRKLELAAREQLRRTAIRMYKRGRSQASIAEELGLRRPTISAWVVREAALGAQGFKEQKRGRAEGTGRRLTEAQEARIKQDIVDRTPDQMKLRFALWSAQAVKAVIKQMFLIDLPIRTVRLYLARWGFTPQRPLKRAYEQRPAAVEKWLKEEYPAIVARAKAEMAEISWGDESAVSSVEHFPRGYAPKGQTPVLVLSQSKRARINLISAITNQGKMRFMLYRETLTARVLIKFLMRLIRDAGGKKVFLILDNLRVHHSKLVQAWLEEEENKKAIELFFLPSYSPELNPDEYLNGDLKARMSAGEPVRSDGQLQGKVLSHLRSLQKQPARIRSYFRHEKIRYAA, from the coding sequence ATGGAAAAAATCGATGTGCGCAAGCTTGAACTGGCCGCCCGTGAGCAGCTGAGGCGTACCGCTATCCGGATGTACAAGCGAGGCCGGTCTCAAGCCAGTATTGCCGAAGAACTCGGGCTGCGCCGCCCCACCATTTCCGCCTGGGTGGTGCGTGAGGCAGCACTAGGTGCGCAGGGATTCAAAGAACAGAAGCGCGGTCGCGCCGAAGGCACCGGCCGTCGGCTGACCGAGGCGCAGGAAGCCCGGATCAAGCAGGACATCGTGGATCGCACGCCAGACCAGATGAAGCTGAGGTTTGCCCTGTGGAGTGCTCAGGCGGTCAAGGCTGTAATCAAGCAGATGTTTCTGATCGATCTGCCGATCCGTACTGTCCGTCTGTACTTGGCCCGCTGGGGCTTTACGCCGCAGCGCCCGCTCAAACGCGCTTATGAGCAGCGACCGGCAGCAGTCGAGAAATGGCTCAAGGAGGAATACCCGGCTATCGTCGCGCGTGCCAAAGCGGAAATGGCTGAAATCAGCTGGGGCGACGAATCGGCGGTGTCGAGTGTTGAGCACTTTCCGCGTGGCTACGCCCCAAAAGGCCAAACCCCAGTTCTGGTGTTATCCCAATCGAAAAGAGCGCGCATCAACTTGATTTCGGCCATTACCAACCAAGGCAAGATGCGCTTCATGCTGTACCGGGAGACCTTGACGGCCCGGGTGCTGATCAAGTTTCTGATGCGGCTGATCCGTGATGCTGGCGGCAAGAAGGTGTTCTTGATCCTCGACAACTTGCGCGTGCATCACAGCAAGCTGGTGCAAGCATGGTTGGAGGAGGAAGAGAACAAGAAGGCGATTGAGTTGTTCTTCCTGCCCAGCTACTCACCGGAACTGAACCCGGATGAATACTTGAACGGCGACCTGAAGGCCAGAATGAGCGCAGGTGAGCCGGTTCGATCAGACGGTCAACTTCAAGGGAAAGTGCTGTCCCATTTACGCTCATTGCAGAAGCAGCCGGCCAGAATCCGGTCGTACTTCCGGCATGAAAAAATCCGCTACGCGGCATGA
- a CDS encoding RNaseH domain-containing protein, whose product MKPQARTIALALQFNGGVTPFTTQVARVGWSRDAIETLRGIRRESAANAKRLYNMESLNLPYLTLRTRLNVCHAGWVTLSDDVGLSYFGEDAKAVTFGHVHSAQLNRQILHDVLSGWLQGPFAHFAEKFGVSQVGMQRLHKLLHDGKLVEAEEQSICLYPWGASAGDLNEPFPLAASEIASCLAGHEIFPDLGPVYRVVGAVTGNQAQLMTLPREEGGGFFSLVCEISLQTYPGATQPLVYTRFIRRRWATSFSNGVYDATRIGGFVIASELRPGIAYRFDVNYSRDGRWETDQAYDDLVANLDLLPGFDNERITMYPKDGHKVALVMQKAGVTEGDASALLAGVPGADQIDAFDRICELLAPIGFVPFAGYKEVKHKPPGMPKLSMLKASLILAHLADAISEDEEEIGDELVEERILTMTRRPLSFWFGKERPALDARYGNLADVVNMVVREGGPVRNDDRNTLYVLMQSSDEKAWLKSVIELMLGDTIRVVAIELPRDVHGPIEKLPVAEGKLRARYLARVEEWKAFARSYAFGSRPMFLVQAPEWYEIDGKYRKDDRINKAAARRTLAAELGATVQYLLPAKQGQIKDYLMRLQAAVLDLVFAHGGHVMGLEAAIKRCFADSARPPSEVAAIGSASVSLGPGQTRTVLAAVRIEASSGRALLRVAHQESEEVFSEWMQFSDGLRYLSNRPRIAIATGKAARGFFQRFTASVLGEIAASDPNAVVFIDSTRHAKYWSYLKDRTARSGRIEFEGGITASDACSSLRIVRVRDLAPTMVHLNPRPVDNPGQEFLIVPTSVQRLMQVMDAEVPAYWSIAKPVGHPKRGASCYRTRLLPKNGTATEFPAEYGQHQTPKGTEFTILHRQPDDDPDLLGIFAHHLRAGVPQARGDIWVKVPSPLHTITKLEDYMGL is encoded by the coding sequence ATGAAACCGCAGGCACGAACGATTGCCTTGGCATTGCAATTCAACGGTGGTGTCACGCCATTTACTACTCAGGTCGCGCGCGTAGGGTGGTCTCGCGATGCTATCGAAACTTTGCGTGGCATACGACGGGAAAGTGCCGCGAATGCGAAGCGACTCTATAACATGGAGTCACTGAATTTGCCATACCTTACCTTGCGCACGCGACTCAATGTGTGCCATGCCGGTTGGGTAACTTTAAGCGATGATGTCGGTTTGTCGTACTTCGGCGAGGATGCAAAAGCGGTTACGTTTGGCCACGTGCATAGCGCTCAACTGAATCGACAAATCCTGCATGACGTATTGTCAGGATGGCTGCAGGGGCCATTTGCCCATTTTGCTGAAAAATTTGGCGTGTCGCAAGTTGGTATGCAGCGGTTACACAAGCTGCTCCACGATGGGAAGTTAGTTGAGGCTGAAGAGCAGTCTATTTGCCTCTATCCTTGGGGAGCATCCGCCGGGGATCTCAACGAACCGTTTCCGCTTGCTGCATCTGAAATTGCATCTTGCCTTGCGGGGCACGAAATCTTTCCAGATCTTGGACCGGTTTATCGTGTGGTCGGTGCGGTTACCGGTAATCAGGCTCAATTAATGACTCTACCGCGAGAGGAAGGTGGGGGCTTCTTCAGTTTGGTCTGTGAGATTTCGCTGCAAACGTATCCTGGTGCAACGCAGCCTTTGGTTTACACCAGATTTATCCGGCGTCGCTGGGCGACCTCGTTTAGCAATGGAGTGTATGACGCCACACGTATAGGTGGCTTCGTGATCGCATCGGAGCTTCGCCCAGGTATTGCATATCGGTTCGATGTCAACTATTCGAGGGATGGTCGCTGGGAGACCGACCAGGCCTATGATGATCTCGTCGCGAACCTGGACCTATTGCCGGGTTTCGATAATGAGCGGATCACCATGTACCCCAAGGATGGTCACAAGGTCGCATTGGTCATGCAAAAGGCAGGGGTAACTGAAGGTGATGCATCTGCATTACTTGCCGGTGTACCCGGTGCGGATCAAATTGATGCATTTGACCGGATTTGCGAATTATTAGCTCCAATCGGTTTTGTGCCCTTCGCGGGCTACAAGGAAGTCAAACATAAACCGCCTGGTATGCCAAAGCTGAGTATGCTGAAAGCTTCTCTTATCCTTGCTCATCTTGCTGATGCAATCTCGGAAGATGAAGAAGAAATAGGTGACGAACTTGTCGAGGAGCGAATCTTGACGATGACGCGTCGCCCATTGAGTTTTTGGTTTGGCAAGGAGCGGCCGGCACTTGACGCAAGGTACGGGAATCTCGCGGACGTAGTGAATATGGTTGTTCGAGAGGGAGGCCCTGTCAGGAACGACGATCGAAATACACTGTACGTGTTGATGCAATCGAGCGATGAAAAAGCCTGGCTTAAGTCAGTCATTGAGTTGATGCTTGGAGATACAATTCGAGTTGTTGCCATCGAGTTGCCGCGTGATGTGCATGGACCAATCGAGAAGTTGCCCGTTGCCGAAGGTAAATTGCGAGCGCGATATTTGGCACGTGTCGAAGAATGGAAGGCTTTCGCACGATCATATGCATTTGGTTCTCGGCCAATGTTTTTGGTGCAAGCGCCAGAGTGGTACGAGATTGATGGTAAGTATCGCAAGGATGATCGAATCAACAAGGCTGCGGCGCGACGAACTTTGGCTGCAGAATTGGGTGCAACCGTCCAGTATTTGTTGCCGGCCAAGCAAGGGCAGATCAAAGACTATCTGATGCGGTTACAGGCGGCTGTACTCGATCTAGTTTTTGCCCATGGTGGCCATGTAATGGGTCTTGAGGCGGCGATCAAGCGTTGTTTCGCCGACTCGGCCCGACCGCCTAGTGAAGTCGCTGCGATTGGTTCGGCGAGTGTCTCGTTGGGACCAGGTCAGACGCGTACAGTACTGGCGGCGGTTCGAATAGAGGCATCCAGTGGTCGTGCGTTGCTCCGAGTTGCCCATCAGGAAAGTGAGGAAGTGTTTTCCGAATGGATGCAATTCTCCGATGGCCTCCGTTATCTATCAAACCGGCCCCGCATCGCAATCGCTACTGGGAAGGCTGCACGTGGATTCTTCCAGCGTTTCACTGCTAGTGTGTTGGGTGAAATTGCGGCATCGGATCCTAATGCCGTTGTTTTCATCGATTCGACGCGGCACGCCAAGTACTGGTCCTATCTAAAAGATCGTACCGCCCGGTCCGGCAGGATCGAATTCGAAGGCGGCATAACGGCTTCCGACGCTTGTAGCTCGCTCCGCATTGTGCGCGTTCGCGATCTCGCCCCAACTATGGTTCACCTGAATCCGCGCCCGGTTGACAACCCTGGGCAGGAATTCTTGATCGTGCCGACCTCTGTTCAACGATTGATGCAGGTCATGGATGCCGAGGTTCCGGCATATTGGTCGATCGCCAAACCAGTTGGTCATCCCAAACGTGGCGCAAGCTGCTATCGGACGCGGCTACTACCCAAGAACGGCACTGCGACAGAATTTCCGGCGGAGTACGGCCAGCATCAGACGCCGAAAGGCACAGAATTTACGATCTTGCATCGCCAACCTGACGATGATCCGGATCTCCTCGGCATTTTCGCGCATCACCTACGGGCCGGGGTACCTCAGGCACGGGGTGATATATGGGTAAAGGTGCCATCGCCGCTTCATACGATCACCAAGCTGGAAGATTACATGGGACTCTAG
- a CDS encoding TniQ family protein, with translation MLPIHPQPRPGEILSSWMVRLAFTNGFMLHTFYDKLLGYHTPIWSRDTDRDPPLQLLTLLARHTGHSVAELQTLTLLSHQGQLFEKPVTGHWSWVRPVGVYHRERKRPGMQFCPLCLAQSPVTYYHLKWRLALYVICEHHQCMMEECCPSCHAPIAFHRHGIGRRKMVDDESLRLCSHCHFDLASMSPHHYPWPDRPSWQRLRHLIAAIEHDSWECGPRTPPCSLPFFIGVRALISVLSGRNGWQLRKHLGDALGVEIPWYPPGQHDEFEYQPPTARLILLLAIAWLLEDWPTRFLSLCTQAHFTRSRLAERVEQLPFWLASVADTHLDRRRYLPNAAETRSAGRYLQAHGLEVTPRALVNLLGLTPDCMQLVWKHWDRHNKALR, from the coding sequence ATGCTGCCGATACACCCCCAGCCGCGCCCAGGGGAGATACTCTCTTCCTGGATGGTACGGCTGGCATTCACCAACGGCTTCATGCTCCACACCTTTTACGACAAGCTGCTGGGCTACCACACACCAATCTGGAGTCGCGATACAGATCGCGACCCACCGCTCCAGCTTCTGACGCTGTTGGCACGCCATACCGGCCACTCTGTAGCCGAACTGCAGACGTTAACGCTGCTCTCCCACCAAGGCCAGTTATTCGAAAAGCCGGTCACCGGTCATTGGTCCTGGGTGCGCCCGGTCGGGGTCTATCATCGTGAGCGCAAACGTCCTGGCATGCAGTTCTGTCCGCTGTGTCTAGCCCAATCTCCAGTAACTTACTACCACCTCAAATGGCGGCTGGCTCTATACGTCATCTGCGAGCACCATCAATGCATGATGGAGGAATGCTGCCCGTCGTGCCACGCACCCATTGCCTTTCATCGTCATGGGATTGGGCGCCGAAAGATGGTTGACGATGAGTCGCTACGGCTCTGCAGCCATTGCCACTTCGATCTCGCAAGCATGAGTCCGCACCACTACCCTTGGCCAGACAGGCCATCCTGGCAGCGGTTGCGGCACCTAATCGCGGCAATCGAGCACGACTCTTGGGAGTGTGGCCCGCGAACCCCGCCCTGCAGCCTGCCGTTTTTCATCGGTGTACGTGCCTTGATCAGCGTATTGAGCGGCCGAAACGGGTGGCAACTACGCAAGCACCTCGGGGATGCGCTGGGTGTGGAGATCCCGTGGTATCCACCTGGTCAACACGATGAGTTCGAATACCAGCCGCCCACCGCGCGCCTCATCTTGCTGCTCGCCATCGCCTGGTTGCTGGAAGACTGGCCAACTCGCTTCCTCTCCCTCTGTACCCAAGCTCACTTTACCCGCTCCCGGCTGGCTGAACGCGTTGAACAGTTGCCGTTCTGGCTAGCCAGCGTGGCGGACACACACCTGGATCGGCGCCGCTACCTGCCCAATGCTGCAGAGACCCGGAGCGCAGGGCGATACCTGCAGGCGCATGGACTGGAGGTTACGCCACGCGCGCTGGTCAACCTCCTGGGACTCACGCCCGACTGCATGCAGCTGGTATGGAAACACTGGGATAGGCATAACAAAGCCCTGCGTTGA
- a CDS encoding DUF3892 domain-containing protein — MAITLKCTARRMAGGAGHEHISHLWWDRVEDGKRVLESGYFTRDQMVAYIEKNGNTSVWCPDRNPQLRGAWVHVHSNGRIKYVQTVADGRKTDNLLALPLK; from the coding sequence ATGGCAATAACACTTAAGTGTACAGCGCGTCGTATGGCCGGTGGCGCAGGTCATGAGCACATCAGTCATCTCTGGTGGGACCGCGTAGAAGACGGCAAGAGAGTGTTGGAAAGCGGATACTTTACTCGGGATCAGATGGTCGCCTACATCGAGAAGAACGGGAATACCTCGGTGTGGTGTCCGGACCGTAATCCACAACTTCGAGGTGCCTGGGTCCATGTCCACAGCAACGGGCGTATCAAGTACGTCCAGACCGTCGCGGATGGTCGCAAGACGGACAACCTGCTGGCATTGCCGTTGAAGTAA
- the xseA gene encoding exodeoxyribonuclease VII large subunit, with translation MSDRREGEGEEIEQASVSLSRFLRQVSEVVKAVPAQWVRIEIAQLQVHASSGHIYMEGVEHDEAGREIAKCRLTLWRGQRMAVEGKFEAATGSKLVKGMKILGLLRPVFHEQYGFTVVLEDVDPNFTLGDMQRKLRMIRETLTRERVIDANRSLPMPSDYTVVCVISPDGAAGLGDFMEVAGRLSRYGLCKFHQRSALFQGTEAPNQIHALLERLMGGLAKGHQVDTVVILRGGGSAADLAWLNDLDLARAICNMPIPVYTAIGHERDRTILDEVAKCAFDTPSKAALHIEEIIVANARYAERQWREIRQRAESELRLMEAALANNRQQLADRACQVLNAGVTTISYRREQVANHAQHSIERISGQLRERTVGLGRLASGKLAMLESQIARNLVAIRSLPWRHLDKAAATVSQQRLHYDHLPVRVLNRGEASVRRLAALLLGIGPAATMRRGFALIRKLDGTVATKTEQIAVEETFRVEMSDGVIDARRTK, from the coding sequence ATGAGCGATCGCCGCGAGGGGGAGGGGGAGGAAATTGAACAAGCAAGCGTTTCCCTTTCCCGTTTTCTCCGACAAGTCAGCGAGGTTGTAAAGGCTGTACCTGCTCAATGGGTACGTATTGAGATTGCCCAGCTCCAGGTTCACGCCTCAAGCGGCCATATTTATATGGAGGGTGTCGAGCACGATGAGGCCGGCCGCGAGATTGCCAAGTGTCGCTTGACACTTTGGCGTGGTCAACGAATGGCTGTCGAGGGAAAGTTCGAAGCTGCAACGGGCAGCAAGCTGGTCAAGGGCATGAAGATCCTTGGCCTGTTGCGTCCTGTCTTTCACGAACAGTACGGCTTTACAGTAGTGTTAGAGGATGTCGACCCAAACTTTACGCTTGGCGACATGCAGCGGAAGCTTCGGATGATCCGCGAAACACTCACGCGCGAGCGCGTAATTGACGCAAATCGTTCACTACCCATGCCTAGTGACTACACGGTCGTGTGTGTTATTTCTCCAGATGGTGCAGCAGGGCTTGGCGACTTCATGGAGGTCGCAGGGCGACTTTCGCGTTATGGTTTGTGCAAATTCCATCAGCGCTCCGCATTGTTTCAAGGGACCGAAGCTCCTAATCAAATCCATGCTTTGCTCGAACGTCTGATGGGCGGCCTAGCGAAAGGCCACCAGGTCGATACAGTTGTAATTCTCCGTGGTGGTGGGTCTGCAGCCGATCTTGCTTGGCTGAACGATCTCGATCTTGCTCGAGCCATCTGCAACATGCCTATTCCTGTGTATACGGCCATCGGCCACGAGCGCGACCGTACGATTCTAGACGAGGTGGCCAAGTGCGCCTTCGATACTCCCTCAAAGGCCGCTCTGCATATTGAGGAGATTATTGTTGCCAATGCCCGCTATGCAGAACGGCAGTGGCGCGAAATCAGGCAGCGAGCAGAGAGCGAGCTTAGATTGATGGAAGCCGCGTTAGCTAATAACCGCCAACAATTGGCAGATCGTGCGTGCCAGGTATTGAATGCGGGTGTGACAACAATTTCGTACCGCCGCGAACAAGTGGCTAACCACGCACAACACTCAATCGAACGTATTTCAGGGCAACTCCGTGAACGTACCGTCGGACTTGGCCGCCTCGCAAGCGGCAAGCTTGCAATGCTTGAGTCGCAAATTGCACGAAATCTCGTGGCGATCCGTAGCTTGCCATGGCGGCATCTTGATAAGGCAGCGGCCACAGTCAGCCAGCAGCGATTGCACTATGATCATTTACCTGTTCGGGTACTGAACCGGGGAGAGGCGAGTGTACGGCGACTCGCGGCACTTCTTTTAGGTATCGGCCCGGCAGCAACGATGCGACGCGGATTTGCATTGATCCGTAAGTTAGACGGAACAGTTGCCACAAAGACAGAACAGATTGCCGTTGAAGAGACATTTCGAGTCGAAATGTCGGACGGTGTAATTGACGCAAGGAGAACAAAATGA
- the xseB gene encoding exodeoxyribonuclease VII small subunit gives MTDTASFAESYAILEQTAEALQEMTEADIDQLVPLVERGLAAHRVCEERIKQVRAMLEEKLGMQPGTGE, from the coding sequence ATGACCGATACGGCAAGCTTTGCTGAAAGCTACGCCATTCTTGAGCAGACAGCCGAAGCACTACAAGAAATGACTGAAGCTGACATTGATCAGCTGGTTCCCTTGGTTGAAAGGGGTTTGGCCGCACATCGTGTTTGTGAAGAACGTATCAAACAGGTTCGGGCCATGCTTGAAGAGAAGCTAGGGATGCAGCCTGGGACTGGAGAGTAG